A region of Chloracidobacterium sp. DNA encodes the following proteins:
- the lepB gene encoding signal peptidase I, which yields MREYFESFVVTLVMAIFGMTFILQAVTVPTGSMQNTILVGDYLLVNKFMFTPGGGSLPFLPQREIERGDIIVFKYPGNKVHPEMDSSRNLIPYQINYVKRVIGLPGETVEFKNNQVFINGQVLPEHRIMGDANDNQSALETKEFEPRQPDQKYDVFYSEDTMEPIKAGQQLSRRGYEFGVAGKPMKVPDNSFFVMGDSRDNSEDSRYWGFVPRDVIVGRAMFVYWSCDRGASAGSWFGCISHPRLSRIGQMVK from the coding sequence ATGCGCGAGTATTTCGAATCGTTTGTAGTCACGCTTGTGATGGCGATATTTGGAATGACCTTTATTTTGCAGGCGGTCACAGTACCGACGGGCTCTATGCAAAATACGATACTCGTCGGCGATTATCTGCTCGTAAACAAGTTTATGTTTACGCCCGGCGGCGGATCGCTTCCGTTTTTGCCGCAGCGTGAGATCGAACGCGGCGACATTATCGTTTTCAAATATCCCGGCAATAAAGTGCATCCCGAAATGGACAGCTCGCGAAACCTGATCCCATATCAAATAAATTACGTAAAGCGTGTGATCGGCCTGCCCGGTGAAACCGTCGAATTTAAGAACAATCAGGTTTTCATTAACGGTCAGGTTTTACCTGAGCATCGTATTATGGGCGACGCTAACGATAACCAGTCGGCCCTCGAAACAAAAGAATTTGAACCGCGACAACCCGATCAAAAATACGACGTCTTTTATTCAGAAGATACGATGGAGCCGATCAAAGCGGGCCAGCAGCTATCGCGGCGCGGTTATGAATTTGGCGTTGCCGGAAAACCTATGAAGGTGCCAGACAACAGCTTTTTTGTTATGGGCGACAGCCGCGATAACAGCGAAGACAGCAGATATTGGGGCTTTGTTCCGCGTGATGTTATCGTTGGGCGGGCGATGTTCGTTTACTGGTCTTGCGATCGCGGAGCGTCGGCTGGAAGCTGGTTTGGATGCATTTCGCATCCGCGCCTAAGCCGCATCGGGCAAATGGTGAAGTAA
- a CDS encoding pseudouridine-5'-phosphate glycosidase, protein MEIIYNTEISNAIKEGLPIVALESTVIAHGLPYPQNLETAQKLESIVRENRAVPATVAVLGGKFCVGLDSAQIERLATEKGIRKISRRDLPIAVARKLDCATTVATTAFIARRAGIKVFATGGIGGVHRGFSADVSADLPELAQTPITVVCSGAKIVLDLPATREWLETHGIPVLGWQCDELPAFYSRTSGLPIDERVENAGDVAAIINARDGLKLENAILVTVPVPTEFEIDRTELESILADALKFADEKGIRGKEITPFLLTQMSEKSGGRTLAANIALLKNNARVAAEISKALTK, encoded by the coding sequence ATGGAAATTATTTACAACACCGAGATCTCAAATGCTATTAAGGAAGGCCTGCCTATTGTTGCGCTTGAATCGACTGTCATCGCGCACGGGCTTCCTTATCCGCAAAATCTTGAAACGGCACAAAAGTTGGAATCAATTGTGCGGGAGAACCGAGCCGTTCCTGCAACGGTCGCAGTTTTAGGCGGGAAATTCTGCGTTGGCCTGGATTCCGCCCAGATCGAGAGGCTTGCAACCGAAAAAGGAATTCGAAAGATATCGCGACGAGATCTGCCGATAGCTGTCGCAAGAAAACTCGATTGCGCAACGACCGTTGCGACAACAGCATTCATTGCCCGTCGCGCGGGTATCAAGGTTTTCGCGACGGGCGGTATCGGCGGAGTGCATCGCGGATTTTCTGCGGATGTCTCGGCTGATCTGCCTGAACTCGCTCAGACGCCGATCACAGTTGTTTGCTCCGGTGCAAAGATCGTTCTCGACTTGCCCGCGACTCGCGAATGGCTTGAGACTCACGGCATTCCTGTGCTCGGATGGCAGTGTGACGAATTGCCCGCGTTTTATTCGCGGACAAGCGGATTGCCGATAGATGAGAGAGTCGAAAACGCGGGTGACGTTGCTGCGATCATAAACGCTCGCGACGGATTGAAGCTTGAAAACGCAATTCTCGTAACTGTTCCCGTTCCCACTGAATTTGAGATCGACCGAACAGAATTGGAATCGATCCTTGCAGATGCATTAAAATTCGCCGACGAAAAGGGAATTCGCGGCAAAGAGATCACGCCTTTTTTGCTAACCCAAATGTCAGAAAAAAGCGGCGGCAGAACGCTCGCAGCAAATATCGCACTTCTCAAAAACAACGCTCGCGTTGCTGCCGAGATCTCAAAAGCCCTAACTAAATAA
- the ruvC gene encoding crossover junction endodeoxyribonuclease RuvC, with amino-acid sequence MRVLGIDPGSETLGWGVVDGGGSKYALVAYGTVKSNTKQQFSKRLLNIYNGVAEIMAEHSPDVLSVEDTFYAVNAQVALKLGQVRGTMLLLAEQRGIEIAEYAPRLVKQTVVGYGNAEKHQVQEMVKILLKMKTVPTPHDAADALAIAICHFHHAGMQDKIKKLQQKPSRKPM; translated from the coding sequence ATGCGCGTTTTAGGAATTGATCCCGGCAGCGAAACGCTCGGTTGGGGCGTCGTTGACGGTGGCGGCTCAAAATACGCGCTCGTCGCTTACGGCACTGTTAAATCGAATACAAAACAGCAGTTTTCTAAGCGTTTGCTGAATATTTACAACGGCGTCGCTGAGATAATGGCTGAGCATTCGCCTGATGTGCTGTCGGTCGAGGACACATTTTACGCTGTCAATGCTCAGGTTGCTCTAAAGCTCGGGCAAGTTCGCGGCACGATGCTTCTATTGGCGGAACAGCGTGGAATTGAGATCGCCGAATACGCACCGCGACTCGTTAAACAAACCGTTGTCGGTTACGGCAATGCCGAGAAGCATCAGGTTCAGGAAATGGTAAAAATATTGCTAAAGATGAAAACGGTACCGACGCCGCATGATGCAGCTGATGCTCTTGCGATAGCGATCTGCCACTTTCATCACGCAGGAATGCAGGACAAAATAAAAAAATTACAACAAAAACCCTCGCGAAAGCCGATGTAG
- the fahA gene encoding fumarylacetoacetase, with protein sequence MTYEINETHDPNLKSWVESANDPNTDFPIQNLPFCMFWRSVESEAPHLGIGIGDYIFDLKQAIVAGLLGSGFDPLAEEIDLCDLSFLTEVYGTAILSDLRRSAFEVLRDDADIEIIEDAKECMILMSKADPELAFEIGDYTDFYCSIYHATNVGSMFRPDNPLLPNYKYVPIGYHGRASSILISGTDIKRPKGQNRTDQEAPPVFIPCKSLDYEMEVGFFVGQGNELGTSIPIGEAEKHIFGLCLVNDWSARDIQAWEYQPLGPFLAKNFATTISPFVVTMEALAPFRTPAFEREEGDPAPLDYLADETNEKFGGIDINLEVLIQTEKMRAENIEPFLLSRSNMKDLYWTIGQMLTHHASGGCNLQTGDLIATGTISGKEKSERGSMLELSWRGTEPIELPSGETRRFLEDGDEIIMKGYCEREGFRRIGFGECRGRILPAD encoded by the coding sequence ATGACTTACGAGATAAACGAAACACACGACCCGAACCTCAAAAGCTGGGTCGAATCCGCCAACGATCCGAATACGGATTTTCCGATACAGAATTTGCCGTTTTGCATGTTCTGGCGCTCCGTGGAAAGCGAAGCTCCACACTTGGGCATCGGTATCGGGGACTATATCTTTGACCTTAAACAAGCAATCGTTGCGGGACTTCTCGGCAGTGGATTCGATCCGTTAGCGGAAGAGATCGATCTCTGCGACCTATCATTCCTGACTGAGGTTTACGGCACAGCGATTCTTTCGGATCTGAGGCGGTCGGCGTTTGAAGTCCTCCGCGATGATGCTGACATCGAGATCATCGAAGATGCGAAAGAATGCATGATACTAATGAGCAAGGCGGATCCCGAACTCGCATTTGAGATCGGCGACTACACCGACTTCTACTGTTCGATCTATCATGCGACGAATGTTGGGTCGATGTTTCGGCCGGACAATCCTTTGCTGCCAAATTATAAATATGTGCCGATCGGTTATCACGGGCGGGCTTCGTCGATCTTGATCTCGGGGACGGACATCAAGCGGCCGAAGGGGCAGAATCGTACAGATCAGGAAGCTCCGCCGGTGTTTATTCCGTGCAAGAGTCTCGATTACGAGATGGAGGTCGGGTTTTTTGTCGGGCAGGGAAATGAGCTCGGCACGTCGATACCGATCGGCGAGGCGGAGAAGCATATCTTCGGGCTGTGCCTCGTCAACGACTGGTCCGCACGCGACATACAGGCCTGGGAATATCAACCGCTGGGTCCGTTCCTCGCCAAGAATTTCGCCACGACGATCTCGCCTTTCGTGGTCACGATGGAAGCTCTCGCACCATTCCGCACGCCCGCGTTCGAACGCGAAGAAGGCGATCCCGCACCGCTCGATTATCTAGCCGACGAGACGAACGAAAAATTCGGCGGCATCGACATCAATCTCGAGGTCCTTATCCAGACCGAGAAGATGCGTGCGGAAAACATCGAACCATTCTTACTGAGCCGTTCAAACATGAAAGACCTCTACTGGACGATCGGCCAGATGCTCACGCACCACGCCTCAGGCGGCTGCAACCTCCAAACCGGCGACCTTATCGCCACCGGCACGATCTCCGGCAAGGAAAAGTCCGAACGCGGCTCGATGCTCGAACTCTCCTGGCGAGGCACCGAACCCATCGAACTCCCCTCCGGCGAAACCCGCCGCTTCCTCGAAGACGGCGACGAAATAATCATGAAAGGCTACTGCGAACGCGAAGGCTTTCGCCGCATTGGCTTCGGCGAATGCCGCGGGCGGATCCTTCCGGCGGATTAG
- the fdhD gene encoding formate dehydrogenase accessory sulfurtransferase FdhD, translating into MFEDVLAVEEPLEIRLGFHKNGKTEHRAISITMRTPGNDAELAAGFLFTEGIIKTADQIKQIRHCGLAIGKGKGAIDRAKALNSNTIRVDLSEGVDIDLKRLERHFYTTSSCGVCGKSSIDALKTGAEKIDNKYQPKIEAKVIHALPKILRASQDVFEQTGGLHASALFNSKCELDIVREDVGRHNALDKVIGAKFMEGETPLSDKILLVSGRASFELVQKALMAGIPILAAVGAPSSLAVELAAEFGMTLVGFVRDERFNIYTGEARII; encoded by the coding sequence ATGTTCGAGGATGTTCTCGCGGTTGAGGAACCGCTTGAGATCAGGCTTGGTTTTCACAAGAATGGAAAGACTGAACATCGGGCGATCTCGATCACGATGCGCACGCCGGGTAACGATGCCGAACTCGCCGCAGGTTTTCTATTTACAGAAGGCATCATCAAAACCGCTGACCAGATCAAGCAGATTAGACACTGCGGTCTCGCGATTGGCAAAGGAAAAGGTGCGATCGACCGTGCGAAAGCCCTGAACTCAAACACAATTCGCGTTGATCTAAGCGAAGGCGTTGACATTGATCTGAAACGCCTTGAACGCCACTTCTACACAACCTCAAGCTGCGGCGTTTGCGGAAAGAGTTCTATAGACGCTCTCAAAACCGGAGCCGAAAAGATCGACAACAAATATCAACCAAAGATCGAAGCAAAGGTCATTCACGCCCTGCCAAAAATTCTACGCGCATCGCAAGACGTATTTGAACAAACCGGCGGCTTGCACGCGTCCGCGCTGTTCAATTCAAAATGCGAATTAGATATTGTTCGCGAAGACGTAGGCCGCCACAATGCTCTCGACAAGGTCATCGGAGCAAAATTTATGGAAGGCGAAACACCGCTTTCGGACAAGATCTTGCTCGTCAGCGGCCGCGCGAGTTTTGAGCTTGTTCAAAAGGCATTGATGGCCGGAATACCGATCTTGGCTGCTGTTGGAGCGCCTTCGAGTCTTGCTGTTGAACTTGCCGCTGAATTCGGCATGACGCTCGTTGGTTTCGTTCGCGACGAGCGATTTAATATCTACACAGGCGAAGCGAGGATCATATGA
- a CDS encoding FdhF/YdeP family oxidoreductase, giving the protein MKSEQQDQIREKSEDLRVTKPATTAAGIKSIGKTMSSAFGKMGVIRGTRGLLNLNQKGGIDCQSCAWPDPDEHRSIAEFCESGAKALADEGTRKLITADFFKRHSIDELLEKDDHWLNAQGRLTEPVVLRKGGTHYVSISWHEAFDLIAEDLTALDSPDEAIFYTSGRTSNEAAFLYQLFVRQFGTNNLPDCSNMCHESSGVALTESIGLGKATVRLSDFKKTDLVIVIGQNPGTNAPRMMSSLQDAKLAGAKMIAINPLPEAGLMNFVNPNPQHYANPLMFPIALLGGKPTHLADLHLPVRIGGDMAVLKGMMKVMLDRERAEPGTIFDQQFIAKKTVGFDELIDCLDATMWDDIFSESGLTEAQIIEAAEMFINAKRVITCWAMGLTQHKQAVATIQDVVNLHLLRGQIGKEGAGLCPVRGHSNVQGDRTMGITEKVSEKFSAALEREFNFTPPSSDGFSTVESIKAMSEGKAKIFFAMGGNFVSAAPDTNIVFDALKQCRLTVQVITKLNRTAVAVGEQSLILPCLGRSEIDVQAEGEQFVSTESTMLNVQMSKGIFKPASESLRSEPWIVAQLAKTTLGERTTVDWDKMVANYDNIRDVISRVVDGFEDYNERIRKDGGFYLPNPPREGEFKTETGKAQFTASSMEKIVLQKGQLLLTTIRSHNQFNTTIYDLSDRYRGIEGGRRVIFLNPENITELGLKTGQVVNLTSHFEGVERHAYRFIVVPYPIPKDCAAAYFPEANPLVPLGSVAEKSQTPTSKSLIISIQPTDETAGKFDGEYTGES; this is encoded by the coding sequence ATGAAGTCTGAACAGCAAGATCAGATTCGAGAGAAGTCGGAAGATCTGCGCGTAACAAAACCCGCAACTACCGCCGCCGGGATCAAGTCGATCGGTAAAACGATGAGCAGCGCTTTTGGCAAGATGGGTGTCATTCGCGGCACTCGTGGCCTGCTGAACCTCAATCAAAAAGGCGGTATCGATTGCCAATCCTGCGCATGGCCCGACCCTGATGAACATCGCTCTATAGCGGAGTTTTGCGAGAGCGGAGCAAAAGCGCTTGCTGACGAAGGAACAAGGAAACTTATAACCGCAGATTTTTTTAAGCGACACAGCATTGATGAGCTTTTGGAAAAAGACGATCACTGGCTGAATGCCCAAGGCCGTTTGACCGAGCCTGTAGTTTTACGAAAGGGCGGAACGCATTACGTGTCCATTTCGTGGCACGAAGCATTTGATCTTATCGCAGAAGATTTAACTGCACTCGACTCGCCCGACGAAGCGATCTTTTACACGTCAGGCCGCACTTCTAATGAAGCTGCGTTTCTTTATCAACTGTTTGTTCGGCAATTTGGCACAAATAATCTGCCTGATTGTTCGAATATGTGTCACGAATCGTCTGGCGTAGCTCTGACCGAATCGATTGGGCTGGGAAAAGCGACCGTTCGACTTTCTGATTTCAAGAAAACCGATCTCGTTATAGTGATCGGCCAAAATCCCGGAACAAACGCGCCGCGAATGATGTCGTCGCTTCAGGATGCAAAACTTGCGGGTGCGAAGATGATAGCTATCAATCCACTGCCCGAGGCCGGCTTGATGAATTTTGTAAATCCGAACCCGCAGCATTACGCAAACCCGCTGATGTTTCCCATTGCGCTTCTCGGCGGCAAACCGACGCATCTTGCCGATCTCCATTTGCCCGTTCGCATCGGCGGTGATATGGCTGTTTTGAAAGGCATGATGAAGGTGATGCTCGACCGCGAGCGAGCAGAGCCCGGAACCATTTTTGACCAACAATTTATTGCCAAAAAAACCGTAGGCTTTGACGAATTGATCGATTGTTTGGACGCCACGATGTGGGACGATATTTTCAGCGAAAGCGGATTGACCGAGGCTCAAATTATTGAGGCCGCAGAGATGTTTATCAATGCGAAACGTGTCATCACGTGCTGGGCGATGGGCCTGACGCAGCATAAACAGGCGGTGGCGACGATACAGGACGTTGTAAACCTGCATCTGCTGCGCGGGCAGATCGGAAAGGAAGGTGCCGGACTTTGCCCTGTTCGCGGACATTCAAATGTGCAGGGCGACCGCACGATGGGAATTACGGAGAAGGTCAGTGAAAAATTCTCCGCCGCCCTCGAAAGAGAATTTAATTTTACGCCGCCATCGTCCGATGGTTTCAGTACAGTCGAAAGCATCAAGGCAATGAGCGAAGGCAAGGCTAAGATCTTCTTCGCGATGGGCGGTAATTTTGTGAGTGCGGCACCCGATACAAATATTGTGTTTGATGCGTTAAAACAATGTCGGCTGACCGTGCAGGTGATCACAAAACTAAATCGCACCGCCGTCGCTGTCGGTGAACAGTCGTTGATCCTTCCATGTCTCGGACGCTCGGAGATCGACGTTCAAGCGGAAGGCGAGCAGTTCGTTTCGACGGAAAGCACAATGCTAAATGTGCAGATGTCGAAAGGCATCTTTAAGCCTGCGTCGGAGAGTTTGCGAAGCGAACCGTGGATAGTCGCGCAACTTGCCAAGACAACTCTTGGTGAACGAACAACGGTCGATTGGGACAAAATGGTCGCGAACTACGACAATATACGCGATGTGATCTCGCGTGTCGTTGATGGCTTTGAGGACTACAACGAGCGGATTCGTAAAGACGGCGGATTTTATCTTCCAAATCCGCCGCGTGAGGGCGAGTTTAAAACAGAGACCGGCAAGGCTCAGTTCACGGCGAGTTCGATGGAAAAGATCGTATTGCAAAAAGGCCAACTGCTGCTGACGACGATCCGTTCGCATAATCAATTTAACACGACAATTTACGATCTAAGCGACCGCTATCGAGGCATCGAAGGCGGTCGCCGCGTCATTTTTCTTAATCCCGAAAACATCACTGAACTTGGTTTGAAAACAGGCCAGGTCGTCAATCTCACCAGCCATTTCGAAGGCGTCGAACGTCACGCCTATAGATTTATCGTCGTACCGTATCCGATTCCAAAAGACTGTGCCGCAGCGTATTTCCCAGAAGCAAATCCGCTCGTTCCGCTCGGCAGCGTGGCCGAAAAAAGCCAGACGCCTACATCAAAATCGTTGATAATTTCAATTCAGCCGACGGACGAAACAGCAGGGAAATTTGACGGTGAATATACAGGGGAGTCCTGA
- a CDS encoding molybdenum cofactor guanylyltransferase, with protein sequence MDLDAFILIGGRSSRLGTDKAFVELGGKTLAVRSADIVETALSPNRITFVARDKDQFKPELLSSLGHSVIADQKPGFGAWSGIDAALRNAQSEWIFILACDLPFVLAELLQLLAGFAKGDSEAVVPRQADARLQPLCAFYRIKPTLAVVETIFTGQSSPPPLNAIFDGLQTHIIEPDEYAELPNAEKLFLNINTENDLSAALS encoded by the coding sequence ATGGATCTCGATGCTTTCATATTGATCGGAGGCAGATCGTCGCGACTCGGCACGGACAAGGCGTTTGTCGAACTTGGCGGAAAAACTCTCGCGGTTCGATCTGCTGATATCGTCGAAACAGCTCTCTCACCGAACCGAATAACTTTTGTGGCACGCGATAAAGACCAATTCAAACCTGAACTCTTATCTTCACTTGGTCATTCGGTAATCGCCGATCAAAAACCGGGCTTCGGTGCATGGAGTGGCATTGATGCTGCCCTCCGAAACGCACAAAGCGAATGGATATTCATTTTAGCGTGCGATCTGCCATTTGTGTTGGCTGAATTACTGCAGCTACTCGCGGGTTTCGCGAAAGGCGATAGCGAAGCAGTTGTGCCACGACAAGCTGATGCACGGCTGCAGCCTCTATGTGCTTTTTACCGGATAAAACCGACGCTTGCCGTTGTAGAAACAATATTTACAGGTCAAAGCTCGCCGCCGCCGCTAAATGCGATCTTTGACGGTCTGCAAACCCACATCATAGAGCCTGACGAATACGCAGAACTTCCAAATGCGGAAAAATTGTTCTTGAATATCAATACTGAGAATGACCTATCGGCGGCTTTGTCCTAA
- a CDS encoding amidophosphoribosyltransferase, protein MDIVLDKLLEECGIFGIFGHAEASTLTQLGLFALQHRGQEACGIVSSDGSDLFQFREIGLVADVLNEEVLKKLTGSSAIGHTRYSTTGKNTIEEVQPFSVTCQHGKIAVCHNGNLPFAQQKRGELEQAGAIFSSTSDTETILHGVARTQAKDAVEAIRAVLKDTEGAFSLLFLTPKALIAVRDPRGFRPLVLGKFQGAFCVASETCAFDLIDAEYIREIEAGEMLIIDEKGLHSSKPFETKPVSVCTFEHVYFSRPDSTIFGRSVNESRHKMGKRLAIEQPCEADLIVPVPDSGVAASIGYANQSGINFRQAIIRNHYVGRTFIEPSQSIRSFGVRLKLNPIKDLINGRRVVLVDDSIVRGTTSKKIVEMVRDAGATEVHMRISCPPTAHSCYYGVDTPDRNDLIAAKMSVSEVCEYIGADSLGYLSLEGMLEAIDIDPSRSCTACWTGKYPTLIAESKAASFKVIGEN, encoded by the coding sequence ATGGATATCGTTCTCGACAAATTGCTTGAGGAATGCGGCATTTTTGGCATCTTTGGCCACGCTGAAGCCTCGACGCTGACGCAGCTAGGGCTGTTTGCCTTGCAGCATCGCGGGCAGGAGGCTTGCGGGATCGTTTCGTCGGACGGGTCAGATTTGTTTCAATTTCGTGAGATCGGTCTGGTTGCGGATGTGCTGAACGAAGAAGTTTTGAAGAAACTTACGGGTTCGAGTGCGATCGGACATACGAGATACTCGACCACGGGTAAAAACACGATCGAAGAAGTTCAACCATTTTCCGTCACGTGCCAGCATGGCAAGATCGCGGTTTGCCACAATGGAAATCTGCCATTCGCGCAGCAAAAACGCGGCGAGCTCGAACAAGCCGGTGCGATCTTTTCTTCAACATCTGATACAGAAACGATACTGCACGGCGTCGCACGAACACAGGCAAAGGACGCGGTCGAAGCGATCCGTGCCGTGCTGAAAGATACCGAAGGAGCGTTTTCGCTCCTGTTCCTGACGCCAAAGGCGCTGATCGCAGTCCGCGATCCGCGAGGCTTTCGGCCGCTGGTTTTGGGCAAGTTTCAGGGAGCATTTTGCGTAGCGTCCGAGACCTGTGCGTTCGACCTTATCGACGCCGAATACATCCGCGAGATCGAAGCGGGCGAGATGCTTATCATTGACGAAAAAGGCCTGCATTCGTCAAAACCATTTGAGACAAAACCGGTGTCGGTCTGCACATTTGAACACGTCTATTTTTCGCGTCCAGATTCGACGATCTTTGGTCGTTCGGTCAACGAATCGCGGCACAAAATGGGCAAACGTCTCGCGATCGAGCAGCCATGCGAAGCCGATCTGATCGTGCCCGTGCCGGATTCCGGCGTTGCGGCGTCGATCGGCTACGCAAATCAGTCGGGCATCAATTTTCGGCAGGCGATCATCCGCAACCACTACGTCGGCCGCACGTTTATCGAGCCTTCGCAGTCGATCCGTTCTTTTGGCGTGCGGCTTAAACTCAATCCGATCAAGGATCTTATTAACGGACGCCGCGTTGTACTGGTTGACGATTCGATAGTTCGTGGCACGACTTCGAAAAAGATCGTCGAAATGGTCCGTGACGCAGGTGCGACCGAGGTGCATATGCGTATTTCGTGCCCGCCGACCGCACATTCCTGCTACTACGGCGTTGACACACCAGACCGCAACGACCTCATCGCCGCCAAAATGTCGGTCAGCGAGGTCTGCGAATATATCGGAGCCGACAGCCTCGGCTACCTCTCGCTCGAAGGAATGCTCGAAGCCATCGACATCGACCCGTCCAGATCCTGCACCGCTTGTTGGACTGGAAAATATCCGACGCTCATCGCTGAAAGCAAGGCGGCTTCCTTTAAGGTTATCGGAGAGAACTAA
- a CDS encoding tetratricopeptide repeat protein, protein MNRLGLIITSTLLLLGSSSYAQTWGCGERDFKCQLDGRMKAFEDDPKNPENYYNIGIVFQRSGAHKEAVESFSMYILIPGLKPEFVADGLNNRAISQRALKKFDLAYADYTKAIELNPKKPEFLVNRGNVSVDARKFDVALADYNRAIVVDPKYAQAYAQRGVLYTNQSKIDEALRDFGKSIEINPTYAEPYYNRGTIYSGRKEFAKAIPDYEKYVSLISDPRYLADGFMNLGIARYYTGSPQKALDDFTKVIELRPTSPNGYSARAMLFREMKKSELAAADEKRAAELTAPPK, encoded by the coding sequence ATGAATCGACTTGGTTTAATTATTACTTCTACATTATTGCTATTGGGTTCTTCAAGTTACGCCCAGACTTGGGGTTGTGGTGAGAGAGACTTCAAATGTCAACTAGATGGTAGGATGAAGGCTTTTGAAGATGACCCTAAAAATCCGGAAAACTATTACAATATCGGTATAGTTTTTCAAAGGAGTGGTGCGCACAAAGAAGCTGTCGAATCATTTAGTATGTACATTCTGATTCCTGGCCTTAAACCTGAGTTTGTCGCCGATGGACTTAACAATCGGGCCATTTCACAACGTGCGTTGAAAAAATTCGACCTAGCTTATGCCGATTATACGAAAGCTATCGAGCTCAATCCAAAAAAACCAGAGTTTCTTGTAAATCGTGGAAATGTATCTGTTGATGCGAGGAAATTTGATGTGGCCCTTGCGGATTATAATCGGGCTATAGTCGTTGACCCTAAATATGCACAGGCCTACGCTCAACGCGGGGTTTTATACACTAACCAATCAAAAATTGACGAGGCGTTGCGTGATTTTGGGAAATCTATTGAGATTAATCCCACTTATGCAGAGCCGTATTACAATCGCGGCACAATTTACTCAGGCAGGAAAGAATTTGCTAAGGCGATACCCGATTATGAAAAGTATGTTTCATTGATCAGCGATCCTAGGTATCTCGCCGACGGATTTATGAATCTTGGTATTGCTCGTTACTACACCGGTAGTCCACAAAAAGCACTTGATGATTTTACAAAGGTCATTGAATTACGACCAACATCGCCCAATGGTTATAGTGCAAGGGCTATGCTTTTTCGTGAAATGAAGAAATCTGAGCTTGCAGCGGCGGATGAAAAGAGAGCGGCAGAACTTACTGCTCCTCCAAAATGA
- a CDS encoding glutamate racemase gives MPQQGKCDIVVSSVNNLPIGIFDSGVGGLTVYRALHNRLPNEHFVYLGDTARVPYGTKSLATVERYAIENSQFLASRGIKMLVVACNTASALALPKIREKIGLDVVGVIGPGGRKAVELTKDKSHPRIGVIATEATVASNAYFEAIRRASDTAEVFQAGCPLFVSLAEENWVSEPETASIAAKYLAKMNEFRPDALVLGCTHYPILKDVIQQTVGENVKLIDSGEATAEEVEQLLADKGLANPNAVIGKRELCDDLDHFYVTDAADRFARVAERFLGTKPSKLEAIEVYGVDELKRNSPLINADRRG, from the coding sequence ATGCCGCAACAGGGCAAATGCGATATAGTTGTTAGTAGCGTGAATAATTTACCGATAGGCATTTTTGACTCAGGCGTCGGCGGTTTGACCGTATATCGGGCATTGCACAACCGTCTGCCGAATGAGCATTTTGTCTATCTTGGCGACACGGCGCGTGTGCCGTATGGGACGAAATCGCTTGCGACGGTAGAACGTTATGCCATAGAGAATTCGCAGTTTTTGGCGTCGCGCGGGATCAAGATGCTTGTTGTTGCATGCAACACGGCATCTGCACTCGCGTTGCCAAAGATCCGCGAAAAGATCGGCCTCGATGTCGTCGGTGTGATCGGTCCCGGCGGGCGAAAAGCGGTTGAATTGACGAAAGATAAGTCTCATCCACGGATCGGTGTCATCGCGACCGAGGCGACCGTTGCCAGCAACGCGTATTTTGAAGCGATCCGGCGTGCGTCGGACACTGCCGAGGTGTTTCAGGCCGGCTGTCCCCTCTTTGTGTCGCTTGCCGAAGAGAATTGGGTCAGCGAGCCCGAGACGGCTTCTATCGCTGCCAAATACCTGGCTAAGATGAACGAATTCCGCCCCGACGCTCTCGTCCTCGGCTGCACACATTACCCGATCCTGAAAGATGTGATACAGCAGACAGTGGGCGAAAATGTTAAGCTAATTGATTCCGGCGAGGCAACCGCCGAAGAAGTCGAACAGCTTTTGGCCGACAAAGGCCTCGCAAATCCGAACGCGGTCATCGGCAAACGCGAGCTTTGTGACGATCTCGATCATTTTTACGTGACGGACGCCGCCGACAGATTCGCCCGCGTCGCCGAACGATTTCTCGGCACCAAACCGTCGAAACTCGAAGCGATCGAAGTTTACGGCGTTGATGAACTGAAGAGGAATTCACCGCTGATAAACGCAGATAGACGCGGATAA